One stretch of Prionailurus viverrinus isolate Anna chromosome C1, UM_Priviv_1.0, whole genome shotgun sequence DNA includes these proteins:
- the STK16 gene encoding serine/threonine-protein kinase 16 isoform X1: MGHALCVCSRGTVIIDNKRYLFIQKLGEGGFSYVDLVEGLHDGHFYALKRILCHEQQDREEAQREADMHRLFHHPNVLRLVAYCLKERGTKHEAWLLLPFFKRGTLWNEIERLKDKGNFLTEDQILQLLLGICRGLEAIHARGYAHRDLKPTNILLGDEGQPVLMDLGSMNQACIHVEGSRQALALQDWAAQRCTISYRAPELFSVQSHCVIDERTDVWSLGCVLYAMMFGEGPYDMVFQKGDSVALAVQNQLSIPHSPRHSSALRQLLASMMTVDPQQRPPIHLLLSQLEALQPPALGQHTTQI; encoded by the exons ATGGGCCACGCGCTGTGTGTCTGCTCTCGGGGAACTGTCATCATTGACAATAAGCGCTACCTCTTCATCCAgaaactgggggaggg TGGGTTCAGCTATGTGGACCTAGTGGAGGGGTTACACGATGGACACTTCTACGCCCTGAAGCGGATCCTGTGTCACGAGCAGCAGGATCGGGAGGAGGCCCAACGAGAAGCAGACATGCATCGCCTCTTCCATCACCCCAACGTCCTTCGCCTTGTGGCTTATTGTCTGAAAGAGCGGGGCACCAAACATGAAGCCTGGCTGCTGCTACCCTTCTTCAAG AGGGGTACGCTGTGGAATGAGATAGAAAGGCTGAAGGACAAAGGCAACTTCTTGACTGAAGATCAAATCCTTCAGCTGCTGCTCGGTATCTGCAGAGGCCTTGAGGCCATTCATGCCAGAGGTTATGCCCACAG GGACCTGAAGCCTACCAATATCTTGCTTGGAGATGAGGGGCAACCGGTTTTAATGGACTTGGGCTCCATGAATCAAGCTTGCATCCATGTGGAGGGCTCCCGCCAGGCTCTGGCCCTGCAG GATTGGGCAGCCCAGAGATGCACCATCTCCTACCGGGCCCCGGAGCTCTTCTCTGTGCAGAGCCACTGTGTCATCGATGAGCGGACCGATGTCTGG TCCCTAGGCTGTGTGCTATATGCCATGATGTTTGGGGAGGGCCCATATGACATGGTGTTCCAGAAGGGTGACAGTGTGGCCCTTGCCGTGCAGAACCAACTAAGCATCCCGCACAGTCCCAG GCATTCTTCAGCACTGCGGCAGCTCTTGGCCTCCATGATGACTGTAGACCCCCAGCAGCGTCCTCCCATTCATCTCCTTCTCAGTCAGCTGGAGGCACTGCAACCCCCGGCTTTGGGCCAGCACACCACCCAAATCTGA
- the LOC125172799 gene encoding tubulin alpha-4A chain isoform X1 has protein sequence MRPGTMPCVPAAEIRSPECRLKTWSEGLKPGSPLLTHARQRECISVHVGQAGVQMGNACWELYCLEHGIQPDGQMPSDKTIGGGDDSFTTFFCETGAGKHVPRAVFVDLEPTVIDEIRNGPYRQLFHPEQLITGKEDAANNYARGHYTIGKEIIDPVLDRIRKLSDQCTGLQGFLVFHSFGGGTGSGFTSLLMERLSVDYGKKSKLEFSIYPAPQVSTAVVEPYNSILTTHTTLEHSDCAFMVDNEAIYDICRRNLDIERPTYTNLNRLISQIVSSITASLRFDGALNVDLTEFQTNLVPYPRIHFPLATYAPVISAEKAYHEQLSVAEITNACFEPANQMVKCDPRHGKYMACCLLYRGDVVPKDVNAAIAAIKTKRSIQFVDWCPTGFKVGINYQPPTVVPGGDLAKVQRAVCMLSNTTAIAEAWARLDHKFDLMYAKRAFVHWYVGEGMEEGEFSEAREDMAALEKDYEEVGIDSYEDEDEGEE, from the exons ATGCGCCCTGGCACCATGCCCTGCGTCCCTGCAGCGGAGATCCGGAGCCCAGAGTGTCGGCTCAAGACCTGGAGCGAAGGGTTAAAGCCCGGGTCGCCACTCCTAACCCACGCGAGACAG CGTGAATGCATCTCAGTTCATGTGGGGCAAGCAGGTGTCCAGATGGGCAATGCCTGTTGGGAGCTCTACTGCCTGGAACATGGGATTCAGCCTGATGGGCAGATGCCCAGTGACAAGACCATCGGTGGAGGGGACGACTCCTTTACCACCTTCTTCTGTGAAACCGGTGCTGGAAAGCATGTGCCACGGGCAGTGTTTGTGGATCTGGAGCCCACTGTGATTG ATGAGATCCGAAATGGCCCATACCGGCAGCTCTTCCACCCAGAGCAGCTCATCACTGGGAAGGAGGATGCCGCCAACAACTATGCCCGTGGTCACTATACCATTGGCAAGGAGATCATTGACCCCGTACTGGACCGGATCCGCAAGCTG TCTGACCAGTGCACAGGACTTCAGGGCTTCCTGGTGTTCCACAGCTTCGGAGGGGGCACCGGCTCAGGCTTCACCTCACTCCTGATGGAGCGGCTCTCGGTTGACTACGGCAAGAAATCCAAGCTGGAGTTCTCCATCTACCCCGCCCCCCAGGTGTCCACGGCCGTGGTGGAGCCCTACAACTCCATCCTGACCACCCACACCACCCTGGAGCACTCGGACTGTGCCTTCATGGTGGACAACGAGGCCATCTATGACATCTGCCGCCGCAACCTGGACATCGAGCGCCCCACCTACACCAACCTCAACCGGCTCATCAGCCAGATCGTCTCGTCCATCACGGCTTCCCTGCGCTTCGACGGGGCCCTCAACGTGGACCTGACGGAGTTCCAGACCAACCTGGTGCCCTACCCTCGCATCCACTTCCCCCTGGCCACCTATGCGCCGGTCATCTCTGCAGAGAAGGCCTACCACGAGCAGCTGTCCGTGGCAGAGATCACCAATGCCTGCTTCGAGCCTGCCAACCAGATGGTGAAGTGCGATCCCCGTCACGGCAAGTACATGGCCTGCTGCCTGCTGTACCGCGGAGACGTGGTGCCCAAGGACGTCAACGCCGCCATCGCCGCCATCAAGACCAAGCGCAGCATTCAGTTCGTGGACTGGTGCCCCACGGGCTTCAAGGTTGGTATCAACTACCAGCCACCTACCGTGGTGCCCGGGGGTGACCTGGCCAAGGTGCAGCGCGCCGTGTGCATGCTGAGCAACACGACCGCCATCGCCGAGGCCTGGGCCCGCCTGGACCACAAGTTCGACCTGATGTATGCCAAGAGGGCCTTTGTGCACTGGTACGTGGGCGAGGGCATGGAGGAGGGGGAGTTCTCTGAGGCCCGGGAGGATATGGCTGCCCTGGAGAAGGATTACGAGGAGGTGGGCATCGACTCCTATGAGGACGAGGATGAGGGAGAAGAATAG
- the LOC125172799 gene encoding tubulin alpha-4A chain isoform X2: protein MRECISVHVGQAGVQMGNACWELYCLEHGIQPDGQMPSDKTIGGGDDSFTTFFCETGAGKHVPRAVFVDLEPTVIDEIRNGPYRQLFHPEQLITGKEDAANNYARGHYTIGKEIIDPVLDRIRKLSDQCTGLQGFLVFHSFGGGTGSGFTSLLMERLSVDYGKKSKLEFSIYPAPQVSTAVVEPYNSILTTHTTLEHSDCAFMVDNEAIYDICRRNLDIERPTYTNLNRLISQIVSSITASLRFDGALNVDLTEFQTNLVPYPRIHFPLATYAPVISAEKAYHEQLSVAEITNACFEPANQMVKCDPRHGKYMACCLLYRGDVVPKDVNAAIAAIKTKRSIQFVDWCPTGFKVGINYQPPTVVPGGDLAKVQRAVCMLSNTTAIAEAWARLDHKFDLMYAKRAFVHWYVGEGMEEGEFSEAREDMAALEKDYEEVGIDSYEDEDEGEE from the exons ATG CGTGAATGCATCTCAGTTCATGTGGGGCAAGCAGGTGTCCAGATGGGCAATGCCTGTTGGGAGCTCTACTGCCTGGAACATGGGATTCAGCCTGATGGGCAGATGCCCAGTGACAAGACCATCGGTGGAGGGGACGACTCCTTTACCACCTTCTTCTGTGAAACCGGTGCTGGAAAGCATGTGCCACGGGCAGTGTTTGTGGATCTGGAGCCCACTGTGATTG ATGAGATCCGAAATGGCCCATACCGGCAGCTCTTCCACCCAGAGCAGCTCATCACTGGGAAGGAGGATGCCGCCAACAACTATGCCCGTGGTCACTATACCATTGGCAAGGAGATCATTGACCCCGTACTGGACCGGATCCGCAAGCTG TCTGACCAGTGCACAGGACTTCAGGGCTTCCTGGTGTTCCACAGCTTCGGAGGGGGCACCGGCTCAGGCTTCACCTCACTCCTGATGGAGCGGCTCTCGGTTGACTACGGCAAGAAATCCAAGCTGGAGTTCTCCATCTACCCCGCCCCCCAGGTGTCCACGGCCGTGGTGGAGCCCTACAACTCCATCCTGACCACCCACACCACCCTGGAGCACTCGGACTGTGCCTTCATGGTGGACAACGAGGCCATCTATGACATCTGCCGCCGCAACCTGGACATCGAGCGCCCCACCTACACCAACCTCAACCGGCTCATCAGCCAGATCGTCTCGTCCATCACGGCTTCCCTGCGCTTCGACGGGGCCCTCAACGTGGACCTGACGGAGTTCCAGACCAACCTGGTGCCCTACCCTCGCATCCACTTCCCCCTGGCCACCTATGCGCCGGTCATCTCTGCAGAGAAGGCCTACCACGAGCAGCTGTCCGTGGCAGAGATCACCAATGCCTGCTTCGAGCCTGCCAACCAGATGGTGAAGTGCGATCCCCGTCACGGCAAGTACATGGCCTGCTGCCTGCTGTACCGCGGAGACGTGGTGCCCAAGGACGTCAACGCCGCCATCGCCGCCATCAAGACCAAGCGCAGCATTCAGTTCGTGGACTGGTGCCCCACGGGCTTCAAGGTTGGTATCAACTACCAGCCACCTACCGTGGTGCCCGGGGGTGACCTGGCCAAGGTGCAGCGCGCCGTGTGCATGCTGAGCAACACGACCGCCATCGCCGAGGCCTGGGCCCGCCTGGACCACAAGTTCGACCTGATGTATGCCAAGAGGGCCTTTGTGCACTGGTACGTGGGCGAGGGCATGGAGGAGGGGGAGTTCTCTGAGGCCCGGGAGGATATGGCTGCCCTGGAGAAGGATTACGAGGAGGTGGGCATCGACTCCTATGAGGACGAGGATGAGGGAGAAGAATAG
- the STK16 gene encoding serine/threonine-protein kinase 16 isoform X3: MGHALCVCSRGTVIIDNKRYLFIQKLGEGGFSYVDLVEGLHDGHFYALKRILCHEQQDREEAQREADMHRLFHHPNVLRLVAYCLKERGTKHEAWLLLPFFKRGTLWNEIERLKDKGNFLTEDQILQLLLGICRGLEAIHARGYAHRDLKPTNILLGDEGQPVLMDLGSMNQACIHVEGSRQALALQSLGCVLYAMMFGEGPYDMVFQKGDSVALAVQNQLSIPHSPRHSSALRQLLASMMTVDPQQRPPIHLLLSQLEALQPPALGQHTTQI, from the exons ATGGGCCACGCGCTGTGTGTCTGCTCTCGGGGAACTGTCATCATTGACAATAAGCGCTACCTCTTCATCCAgaaactgggggaggg TGGGTTCAGCTATGTGGACCTAGTGGAGGGGTTACACGATGGACACTTCTACGCCCTGAAGCGGATCCTGTGTCACGAGCAGCAGGATCGGGAGGAGGCCCAACGAGAAGCAGACATGCATCGCCTCTTCCATCACCCCAACGTCCTTCGCCTTGTGGCTTATTGTCTGAAAGAGCGGGGCACCAAACATGAAGCCTGGCTGCTGCTACCCTTCTTCAAG AGGGGTACGCTGTGGAATGAGATAGAAAGGCTGAAGGACAAAGGCAACTTCTTGACTGAAGATCAAATCCTTCAGCTGCTGCTCGGTATCTGCAGAGGCCTTGAGGCCATTCATGCCAGAGGTTATGCCCACAG GGACCTGAAGCCTACCAATATCTTGCTTGGAGATGAGGGGCAACCGGTTTTAATGGACTTGGGCTCCATGAATCAAGCTTGCATCCATGTGGAGGGCTCCCGCCAGGCTCTGGCCCTGCAG TCCCTAGGCTGTGTGCTATATGCCATGATGTTTGGGGAGGGCCCATATGACATGGTGTTCCAGAAGGGTGACAGTGTGGCCCTTGCCGTGCAGAACCAACTAAGCATCCCGCACAGTCCCAG GCATTCTTCAGCACTGCGGCAGCTCTTGGCCTCCATGATGACTGTAGACCCCCAGCAGCGTCCTCCCATTCATCTCCTTCTCAGTCAGCTGGAGGCACTGCAACCCCCGGCTTTGGGCCAGCACACCACCCAAATCTGA
- the STK16 gene encoding serine/threonine-protein kinase 16 isoform X2, with protein sequence MGDDRGPSLTPLAHSGFSYVDLVEGLHDGHFYALKRILCHEQQDREEAQREADMHRLFHHPNVLRLVAYCLKERGTKHEAWLLLPFFKRGTLWNEIERLKDKGNFLTEDQILQLLLGICRGLEAIHARGYAHRDLKPTNILLGDEGQPVLMDLGSMNQACIHVEGSRQALALQDWAAQRCTISYRAPELFSVQSHCVIDERTDVWSLGCVLYAMMFGEGPYDMVFQKGDSVALAVQNQLSIPHSPRHSSALRQLLASMMTVDPQQRPPIHLLLSQLEALQPPALGQHTTQI encoded by the exons ATGGGAGATGACCGTGGTCCTTCACTGACCCCTTTGGCCCACAGTGGGTTCAGCTATGTGGACCTAGTGGAGGGGTTACACGATGGACACTTCTACGCCCTGAAGCGGATCCTGTGTCACGAGCAGCAGGATCGGGAGGAGGCCCAACGAGAAGCAGACATGCATCGCCTCTTCCATCACCCCAACGTCCTTCGCCTTGTGGCTTATTGTCTGAAAGAGCGGGGCACCAAACATGAAGCCTGGCTGCTGCTACCCTTCTTCAAG AGGGGTACGCTGTGGAATGAGATAGAAAGGCTGAAGGACAAAGGCAACTTCTTGACTGAAGATCAAATCCTTCAGCTGCTGCTCGGTATCTGCAGAGGCCTTGAGGCCATTCATGCCAGAGGTTATGCCCACAG GGACCTGAAGCCTACCAATATCTTGCTTGGAGATGAGGGGCAACCGGTTTTAATGGACTTGGGCTCCATGAATCAAGCTTGCATCCATGTGGAGGGCTCCCGCCAGGCTCTGGCCCTGCAG GATTGGGCAGCCCAGAGATGCACCATCTCCTACCGGGCCCCGGAGCTCTTCTCTGTGCAGAGCCACTGTGTCATCGATGAGCGGACCGATGTCTGG TCCCTAGGCTGTGTGCTATATGCCATGATGTTTGGGGAGGGCCCATATGACATGGTGTTCCAGAAGGGTGACAGTGTGGCCCTTGCCGTGCAGAACCAACTAAGCATCCCGCACAGTCCCAG GCATTCTTCAGCACTGCGGCAGCTCTTGGCCTCCATGATGACTGTAGACCCCCAGCAGCGTCCTCCCATTCATCTCCTTCTCAGTCAGCTGGAGGCACTGCAACCCCCGGCTTTGGGCCAGCACACCACCCAAATCTGA